One Fuerstiella marisgermanici DNA window includes the following coding sequences:
- a CDS encoding ISAs1 family transposase — MPLSTSFVDHFSDVTDPRRGEPVYPLQNILFIAVCAVISGADDFVAIAKFGRTKRDWFAKYLDLSAGIPSHDRFNAILALIRPAEFEKCLLNWITSLQKISDGQIIAIDGKTLRRSYDKASGKSAIHMVSAWATANHISLGQVVVDAKSNEITAIPKLLELIEVSGALVTIDAMGCQTEIASKIVDAEADYCLAAKGNQPTLHAGLVAFFADHLEDDFARCPVRRFETKENTGGREDLRQYLICRAPEDLPDAHRWKNLKAIGIAINNTLRDGKMCIGIRYYILSRYVSGRRFAEAVRSHWGVENNLHWQLDVTFQEDQSRIRKGHADMNFSILRRTALSLLKNESTARVGIKNKRLNAAWDETYLAKVLFGK; from the coding sequence ATGCCTTTGTCCACCAGTTTTGTCGATCATTTCTCTGATGTTACGGATCCAAGGCGCGGTGAGCCGGTCTATCCGCTTCAAAATATTCTGTTCATTGCAGTCTGTGCTGTGATCAGTGGCGCGGATGATTTTGTCGCGATTGCGAAGTTTGGCAGAACGAAACGAGATTGGTTTGCGAAGTATCTCGATCTGTCCGCAGGGATTCCGTCGCACGATCGTTTCAACGCCATCCTCGCTCTGATTCGTCCTGCAGAATTTGAAAAGTGCTTACTGAATTGGATCACTTCTCTGCAGAAAATCAGTGACGGACAAATCATCGCGATCGATGGTAAGACACTCCGTCGCAGCTATGACAAAGCCAGTGGCAAGTCGGCCATCCACATGGTCAGTGCATGGGCCACAGCCAATCATATCAGTCTCGGGCAAGTCGTCGTCGATGCGAAGAGTAATGAGATTACGGCGATTCCCAAACTGCTGGAATTGATCGAGGTTTCCGGTGCTTTAGTGACGATTGACGCCATGGGTTGCCAAACGGAAATCGCGTCGAAGATTGTCGACGCAGAGGCGGACTATTGTCTTGCCGCGAAAGGCAATCAGCCCACGCTACACGCAGGTCTCGTCGCGTTCTTCGCCGACCATTTGGAAGATGACTTTGCACGCTGTCCGGTGCGACGATTTGAAACGAAAGAAAACACCGGCGGCCGCGAAGATTTGCGACAGTATCTGATCTGTCGTGCGCCGGAGGATCTTCCGGACGCACATCGCTGGAAGAACCTGAAGGCGATCGGGATCGCGATCAACAACACTCTCCGCGACGGCAAAATGTGCATCGGCATCCGCTATTACATTTTAAGCCGTTATGTCTCCGGCCGTCGTTTCGCCGAAGCTGTGCGGAGCCATTGGGGTGTCGAGAACAATTTGCATTGGCAACTGGACGTCACTTTCCAGGAAGATCAATCGAGGATCCGTAAAGGCCACGCAGACATGAACTTCAGCATCCTTCGCCGCACGGCGTTGAGTCTCCTGAAAAACGAATCCACAGCCAGGGTGGGGATCAAAAACAAAAGACTCAACGCTGCCTGGGATGAGACATACCTCGCGAAAGTCCTGTTCGGCAAATGA
- a CDS encoding CHAT domain-containing protein has protein sequence MQSPWVAAETGDFQQSVLWYDQALIKVPRSVEVNSEQFVRLQHNLAVLATRLGKPEEAVSHFAKAIEYGIRANDPVVRQMRISRGNTLRVFGRFEDAALELRQARESLSQAGPRETKIRINALTESSIVAALSGDFTNSEQLLIQAKRAFSSASDERRSLTLRQEVGYAQAILHYQREEISAAIDSFQAVLDDAITEMQIASEYQTPRQQVAAANQAREYLDATVTMLERKPGAASRVYRFVPGFKSISWQIAREWRRALRENAARGIHTSLGELSEAIADISRDISRETFRVSSNPEANSEDWDQIQADRVNQLETLRGRKGALQRKLAGLLTDMRQKRADDDQQKLFAAIPQHGVIVEFVTYHRRPWVQAPSEAERLAAFLIRSDGSIRFVPLPLSDAEVTDVVKEWARKSYSQCAELNQVRAAVWTPVENALTDADKLVFLCPEGATTLVPFGALPGRDSGKFLIEEERRLTQLPTPLMLLRDSLLDGNASASDSLGIADSQSRSVRDAAAHRNSIELLLVGDVHFGIVETADSVRTEKERKVRSSLMRWQPIKGAAREVYAARNAFESAYPSPDAEYRVLTRTLASKDIVTRLLRKTGHVHFATHGFYGRELGNTLFKNRWRAADSASFGPATMEGLYPGVLSGLALANANRPNDDGLLTAHEISQMELSNLHTVVLSACETAVGDYSRGEGQMSLQWAFHRAGAKSCVSSLWKVPDAATSRLMDKFYEYLWNGETKLEALRSAQIWVLRNPDATKESSRGATITEASSQNLNSPYFWAAFQLSGDWR, from the coding sequence GTGCAATCCCCCTGGGTCGCCGCCGAGACAGGTGATTTTCAACAGAGTGTGCTCTGGTATGACCAAGCCCTAATAAAAGTACCCCGAAGCGTCGAAGTCAACTCGGAGCAGTTTGTGCGTTTACAGCATAATCTTGCGGTACTCGCTACGCGACTGGGAAAACCAGAAGAGGCAGTATCTCATTTTGCGAAAGCAATCGAATATGGCATTCGCGCCAATGATCCGGTAGTGCGGCAGATGCGGATAAGCCGTGGCAACACGCTACGAGTCTTCGGACGGTTTGAAGACGCTGCACTGGAACTGCGTCAGGCACGAGAATCACTCTCGCAAGCCGGTCCGAGAGAGACCAAAATCAGAATCAATGCCCTGACCGAGAGTAGCATTGTCGCCGCACTGTCTGGTGACTTTACGAATTCTGAGCAGTTACTGATTCAGGCTAAAAGAGCATTCTCCTCCGCTTCCGATGAAAGACGCTCATTGACGCTGCGACAGGAGGTTGGCTATGCACAGGCGATTCTGCATTATCAGCGAGAAGAGATTAGTGCCGCTATTGATTCGTTTCAAGCAGTGTTGGACGATGCAATTACTGAGATGCAGATCGCGAGCGAGTATCAGACGCCACGTCAGCAAGTTGCTGCGGCAAACCAAGCGCGTGAGTACCTGGATGCTACGGTCACAATGCTCGAAAGAAAGCCCGGGGCGGCATCCCGTGTTTACCGGTTTGTGCCAGGTTTTAAATCAATCAGTTGGCAAATTGCACGAGAATGGCGACGAGCTTTACGGGAAAACGCCGCAAGGGGAATTCACACGTCTTTAGGTGAATTAAGTGAAGCGATCGCTGATATTTCGCGCGACATATCACGCGAAACGTTTCGTGTTTCATCAAACCCGGAAGCGAATTCTGAAGACTGGGACCAGATTCAAGCCGATCGTGTGAATCAGTTAGAAACGCTACGTGGTCGTAAGGGAGCGCTTCAACGAAAACTTGCCGGTCTCTTGACTGACATGAGGCAAAAACGCGCTGACGACGACCAACAGAAGCTCTTTGCGGCTATCCCGCAGCATGGCGTTATTGTTGAATTTGTAACATATCACCGTCGTCCGTGGGTTCAGGCTCCTAGCGAAGCAGAGCGATTAGCCGCTTTTCTGATTCGTTCGGATGGCAGCATTCGTTTCGTCCCACTACCACTGAGTGACGCAGAAGTCACTGACGTTGTGAAGGAATGGGCCAGGAAGTCTTACTCGCAATGCGCCGAGTTGAACCAAGTTCGGGCTGCAGTCTGGACGCCGGTCGAGAATGCGCTAACTGACGCTGATAAGCTGGTATTTCTGTGCCCGGAAGGAGCAACAACGCTTGTTCCATTCGGAGCGCTGCCCGGTCGTGACTCAGGCAAGTTTCTAATCGAAGAAGAGCGACGTCTGACACAGTTGCCAACGCCGCTAATGTTGCTACGTGATTCCCTCTTAGACGGCAACGCGTCAGCCAGCGACTCCCTGGGCATCGCGGATTCACAGAGCAGATCTGTTCGGGACGCGGCAGCGCACCGAAACTCAATCGAACTCCTGCTGGTTGGCGATGTACACTTCGGAATAGTAGAAACTGCGGATTCGGTTCGGACCGAAAAAGAGAGGAAGGTTCGCTCTAGCCTAATGCGCTGGCAGCCTATCAAGGGAGCGGCCAGAGAAGTGTACGCCGCGCGCAACGCATTCGAGAGCGCATACCCCTCCCCAGACGCCGAATATCGCGTGTTGACGCGAACACTTGCGAGTAAAGATATCGTTACCAGATTACTGCGTAAGACTGGCCACGTTCATTTTGCGACGCACGGATTCTATGGACGTGAACTTGGGAATACGCTGTTCAAAAACCGGTGGAGGGCCGCCGACTCTGCATCGTTCGGACCAGCGACAATGGAAGGCCTCTATCCAGGCGTCCTTAGCGGACTTGCCTTGGCCAACGCGAATCGGCCGAATGATGATGGACTATTGACCGCACATGAAATTTCACAAATGGAGCTCAGCAATCTGCACACGGTCGTACTTTCTGCGTGTGAAACCGCGGTGGGCGACTATTCGCGGGGTGAAGGTCAGATGAGCCTGCAGTGGGCGTTTCATCGAGCCGGAGCGAAGTCGTGTGTGTCAAGTTTGTGGAAGGTACCCGATGCGGCAACATCGCGACTTATGGATAAGTTCTATGAGTACCTTTGGAACGGCGAAACCAAGTTAGAAGCATTGCGTTCGGCGCAAATTTGGGTTCTTCGAAACCCAGATGCGACTAAGGAATCGTCGAGGGGTGCCACGATCACAGAGGCCTCCTCTCAGAACTTGAATTCACCGTATTTCTGGGCCGCCTTCCAGCTTTCTGGTGACTGGCGATAA
- a CDS encoding CHAT domain-containing protein, which translates to MLTFVAKPSMAIDGVQLGIEELEKENHATHWQIQSSLLALSGRLDASIDCGRKAEQLVKSVFGNDHWRVRSAQQTLSDLQDIKKLSDDQRRSLREAIVEEARVNENSGKSPLLFSTFETISYVAARQPGLIDEVTARGVLSPHVIPLVAAAESLQEVLAKRTEVHGDHHLSVAMTNNELGLICHQQGKLNDAVRFFTEAATELRAIHIDSGPAYVSVQSNLGRVYHDLADWANARRCYERTSSANKNAHQVADLQTVVTKTNFGGLWLTAGDYDAAEKYQRNALATSRELAGESHPLTIQCLINLSATLQANGTLESAGQILDQTIKLTRHQFEQNETLACELSVALNNLAAIRYQQGQLEEADKLLQESLRIIIKRYGPDHLYVAIRLQNLANVACDRDKYLEAEKYCRRALDIRRKNLGDLHPDFAAAQIVLAEILQSQGNTSDAGELYERTIRVAARSCEVAALAQNEREQLQMGAHFRSCLDRFIAFSFANQQQVDLEKVYSSVFSWKGATLIRQRAVRQLASYPEIAELFTELQTLTQQRALLTGAVAADVRNEEPKTQLRNVEDSIDAVTDELNRRGEKYRYETQHFKPEDLAEALSPDDVFVDFFEYNAGGTNAGSGPNRNNRRMAAFILKPGKKLVQLDLGPTDPLRVDIDCWRESFGLSQTSRLAGERLRKSVWEPILPYAEAARTIIVSPDGALGRLPLGALPGKTPDTYLIEEHRFALIPAPQLLPALAKKEESSNLTGDLLLFGDIDYGTSPQQPDEKPSELDRQSTLSGGVQRHQPFKSLNETGGEIAEIRRLFQKVSLGDDPSDAQLLAFIRNTKSLSGSSASESRFRELAPRFSRLHIATHGFFIPTETASSSKTTAELSVAVQGLSLAEHRAPELSNPEWLSGLALAGANLEPEPGEDDGILTAQEIAFLPLNGVETVVLSACETGLGEVAGGEGLIGIQRAFQVAGVRTTVASLWKVDDLVTRRLMERFYRNLWENEMSRLDALREAQLYILNNPASIRGATVEGQQSSKRVPPYYWAAFQLSGDWR; encoded by the coding sequence TTGCTCACGTTCGTTGCCAAACCGTCAATGGCCATCGATGGAGTTCAGCTTGGGATTGAAGAACTGGAAAAGGAAAACCACGCCACTCATTGGCAGATTCAAAGCTCTTTATTAGCGTTATCTGGCCGCCTTGATGCCTCGATTGATTGTGGCCGTAAAGCAGAACAGCTTGTTAAGTCAGTCTTCGGCAACGACCATTGGCGCGTCCGCAGTGCACAACAAACACTTAGCGACCTGCAGGATATTAAGAAACTCAGCGATGACCAGCGGAGGTCTCTACGTGAGGCGATTGTCGAAGAGGCACGTGTCAACGAAAACTCCGGTAAGTCTCCACTGCTTTTCTCAACGTTCGAAACGATCTCCTACGTTGCGGCACGACAACCGGGGCTCATTGATGAGGTGACCGCAAGAGGAGTTCTGTCGCCTCACGTCATCCCACTGGTTGCGGCAGCAGAATCACTTCAGGAGGTCCTTGCGAAGCGAACAGAAGTTCACGGAGATCACCATTTGAGTGTTGCGATGACGAACAACGAACTTGGACTAATCTGCCACCAACAGGGTAAACTGAATGATGCGGTTCGATTCTTTACAGAAGCTGCGACAGAACTGCGTGCAATCCATATCGATTCGGGGCCAGCCTATGTTTCCGTGCAAAGCAACCTGGGGCGCGTTTACCATGATCTGGCAGACTGGGCCAATGCCCGGCGTTGCTATGAACGGACCAGCTCGGCCAACAAGAATGCGCATCAAGTCGCAGACTTACAGACTGTCGTGACCAAAACCAATTTCGGTGGGCTTTGGCTAACAGCCGGCGACTACGATGCCGCAGAGAAGTACCAACGCAATGCGTTGGCCACATCACGTGAGCTTGCCGGTGAGTCCCATCCGCTGACGATTCAGTGCCTGATCAATCTCTCCGCAACACTTCAGGCGAACGGCACGCTGGAATCTGCCGGACAAATTCTGGATCAGACAATTAAGTTGACCCGCCACCAATTTGAGCAGAATGAAACACTTGCCTGCGAATTATCGGTCGCGTTGAATAACCTGGCCGCCATCAGATATCAGCAGGGGCAACTGGAAGAAGCGGATAAACTGCTACAGGAATCGCTGAGGATCATTATCAAGAGGTATGGTCCAGACCACCTCTACGTGGCAATTCGTCTGCAGAACCTCGCGAATGTCGCGTGTGATCGCGACAAGTACTTGGAGGCAGAAAAATACTGTCGCCGTGCGCTGGACATTCGCCGCAAAAACCTCGGCGATCTGCATCCGGATTTTGCAGCCGCACAGATCGTTCTCGCGGAAATCCTGCAGTCACAAGGCAACACAAGTGACGCTGGCGAGTTGTATGAAAGGACCATCAGGGTTGCTGCCCGAAGCTGTGAAGTCGCCGCGCTGGCGCAGAACGAACGTGAGCAACTGCAAATGGGAGCTCACTTTCGAAGTTGTCTGGATCGATTCATCGCGTTTTCATTTGCGAATCAGCAACAGGTCGACCTTGAAAAGGTTTACAGCAGTGTTTTTTCATGGAAAGGAGCAACACTCATCCGTCAGCGGGCAGTCCGGCAGTTGGCCTCCTATCCGGAAATCGCAGAGTTATTTACCGAACTTCAAACATTGACCCAGCAACGTGCGTTATTGACCGGCGCTGTTGCCGCCGATGTTCGGAACGAGGAACCGAAAACGCAACTGCGGAACGTTGAGGATTCGATCGATGCCGTGACAGACGAGTTGAATCGCCGGGGTGAAAAGTACCGTTACGAAACTCAGCATTTCAAACCCGAAGATCTGGCGGAAGCCTTGTCTCCTGATGATGTTTTCGTGGACTTCTTTGAGTACAACGCAGGAGGTACGAATGCAGGCAGTGGTCCCAACCGCAACAATCGTCGCATGGCAGCATTCATCCTGAAGCCAGGAAAGAAGTTGGTCCAGTTGGACTTGGGACCGACTGATCCATTGAGGGTCGATATTGATTGCTGGCGTGAATCCTTCGGTTTATCGCAGACGTCCAGGCTTGCTGGCGAACGTCTTAGAAAATCCGTTTGGGAACCGATTCTTCCCTATGCCGAAGCTGCCCGAACAATCATCGTTTCGCCTGACGGCGCGCTTGGCCGTCTACCCTTAGGAGCATTGCCCGGGAAAACCCCGGACACCTATTTGATCGAAGAACACCGGTTCGCCCTGATCCCTGCCCCACAGTTGCTGCCTGCACTGGCAAAGAAAGAGGAATCTTCGAATCTGACTGGGGACCTGCTGTTATTCGGTGATATCGACTACGGCACCTCGCCTCAGCAACCTGATGAGAAACCATCGGAGTTGGACCGTCAGTCAACGTTGTCCGGCGGTGTTCAGCGGCATCAACCCTTCAAGTCGCTCAACGAGACTGGCGGAGAGATTGCCGAGATCCGGCGGCTGTTTCAGAAGGTCAGCTTAGGTGATGACCCGAGTGATGCGCAGCTTCTTGCTTTCATTCGAAATACGAAATCGCTGTCTGGTTCGTCTGCATCGGAATCTCGTTTTCGTGAATTGGCACCGCGGTTCTCCAGACTACACATTGCGACACACGGATTCTTCATACCGACGGAAACTGCTTCGTCTTCAAAAACAACCGCAGAGCTGAGTGTTGCTGTTCAAGGCTTGTCACTCGCCGAACACCGCGCTCCGGAACTGAGCAATCCGGAATGGCTTTCCGGCCTTGCATTGGCCGGAGCCAACCTCGAACCAGAACCCGGCGAAGACGACGGGATTCTGACCGCTCAGGAAATCGCCTTCCTGCCACTGAACGGCGTCGAGACGGTCGTACTCTCTGCCTGTGAAACCGGACTGGGAGAAGTGGCTGGCGGAGAAGGTCTGATCGGGATACAGCGAGCCTTCCAGGTCGCCGGAGTTCGCACAACGGTGGCAAGTTTATGGAAAGTGGATGACCTCGTCACCCGCCGCTTGATGGAACGCTTCTATCGCAACTTGTGGGAAAACGAGATGTCTCGTTTGGATGCTCTGCGAGAAGCTCAACTTTACATCCTGAACAACCCCGCCAGCATCCGCGGAGCAACCGTTGAGGGCCAGCAATCAAGCAAGCGCGTTCCGCCCTACTACTGGGCCGCATTTCAACTCTCCGGCGACTGGCGGTAA
- a CDS encoding SUMF1/EgtB/PvdO family nonheme iron enzyme yields MPQKLRAIFLFAAVPVALLSIESEVNSVLAQTSPREFSGRRVAIVMGNSAYQANKLKNPVNDAVAIAKVLKKLKFEVKILTDLTKRQMIDGLSETTKSLEANDLCVVYYAGHGMQVGGENYLVPLNAKVEDAADAEYECLSLQRVMAKLDGSECSYKVVILDCCRNNPFRAFFRAATVQGLNHVASQPDGTIITFSTKPGAVASDGSGNNSPYTMSLVETLEDRPAEGLEVIEAFRTTARKVKSETGQRPYIRFDGAMDRLFLTQPTAISEAATTFDHSKPESLLEKLRMRFVKVPAGTFQMGSEQSLESLHEDFPGETYEEFHEYSFPRHRVSISKPFEISAFEVTVGQFRAFVEATGYETESKRGVEAQSSLPVPIMQNMHWDSSRHFNVTDKYPVTFVTWGDAQAFCKWLSVRLKRKVRLPTQAEWEYACRAGTQTRFSFGDDPDAITHFANVPGQEEIGKFALEYKSDGGMVKDIVWCSAPEMTIFGGGESGLVCEPKRGIAKEKTDAPTLILNNSNRSVTVNNRLIGVGKSDVVRPVIDKTPPTVYLTFGNQQNGDTVSGYPGELLNFHQEQQQWRLSKTELVAPSLSESDKLRIRNSSSTDFFEIVSQGNTTRVNPGQTLNIRGRKQAYWSDSEDGYPNQLAPVGQFEPNAFGLYDMHGNVWEWCQDGFDLDYTKQVAVDPKGSRFSEFYAIRGGCYI; encoded by the coding sequence ATGCCTCAGAAACTTCGAGCGATCTTTCTCTTTGCTGCGGTCCCCGTCGCCCTGCTTTCAATCGAAAGCGAAGTCAACTCGGTGCTGGCTCAGACGAGTCCTAGAGAGTTTTCCGGACGTCGGGTTGCAATCGTGATGGGGAATTCGGCGTACCAAGCGAACAAGCTGAAGAATCCAGTTAACGATGCGGTCGCCATCGCGAAAGTGCTCAAGAAACTGAAGTTTGAAGTGAAAATCCTGACAGATCTCACAAAACGCCAGATGATCGACGGACTCTCGGAAACGACAAAGTCGCTTGAAGCAAATGACTTATGCGTTGTCTATTACGCAGGTCATGGCATGCAGGTGGGGGGAGAAAACTACCTTGTTCCTCTGAATGCCAAAGTTGAAGACGCCGCAGATGCAGAATATGAGTGCCTTTCGCTGCAGCGGGTGATGGCAAAGCTGGATGGTTCCGAGTGCAGTTATAAAGTCGTTATTCTTGACTGCTGTCGGAACAATCCGTTCCGCGCGTTCTTTCGCGCGGCAACCGTTCAAGGGCTAAACCACGTCGCGAGTCAACCAGATGGCACCATCATCACGTTTTCCACGAAACCCGGCGCTGTGGCGTCTGATGGAAGTGGCAACAACTCACCGTACACGATGAGCTTAGTCGAAACACTGGAAGACAGGCCCGCGGAAGGCCTTGAGGTGATTGAAGCGTTCCGCACCACAGCACGCAAAGTGAAATCAGAGACCGGGCAACGCCCTTACATTCGCTTCGACGGCGCGATGGACAGGCTTTTCTTGACGCAGCCAACTGCGATTTCTGAGGCTGCAACGACGTTTGATCACAGCAAGCCCGAATCACTGCTGGAAAAACTCAGGATGAGATTCGTGAAGGTGCCGGCGGGAACTTTCCAGATGGGGAGTGAGCAATCATTGGAATCTCTGCACGAGGACTTTCCGGGTGAGACCTATGAAGAGTTCCATGAATACAGTTTTCCGCGTCATCGCGTCTCCATTTCAAAGCCCTTCGAAATCAGTGCGTTCGAAGTGACCGTCGGCCAGTTCCGAGCATTCGTTGAAGCGACGGGTTACGAAACGGAATCGAAGCGGGGCGTTGAGGCTCAGTCGTCTTTGCCGGTTCCTATCATGCAGAATATGCACTGGGATTCATCTCGGCATTTCAACGTGACCGACAAGTATCCGGTGACATTCGTCACGTGGGGTGACGCTCAGGCATTTTGTAAGTGGCTGTCGGTCCGCTTGAAGCGGAAGGTTCGACTCCCCACGCAGGCAGAGTGGGAATATGCGTGCCGTGCAGGAACCCAAACAAGATTTTCATTCGGCGATGACCCTGACGCCATCACTCACTTCGCGAACGTACCGGGCCAGGAAGAAATCGGGAAATTCGCTTTGGAATACAAGTCAGACGGCGGCATGGTGAAAGACATCGTCTGGTGTAGTGCTCCCGAAATGACGATTTTCGGTGGAGGCGAGTCGGGCTTAGTGTGTGAGCCTAAGCGGGGGATTGCAAAGGAGAAAACGGACGCCCCAACACTAATTCTCAACAACTCAAATCGATCGGTAACCGTTAATAACAGACTGATTGGCGTCGGCAAAAGTGATGTGGTCCGTCCAGTGATCGATAAAACTCCGCCAACCGTCTACCTGACTTTTGGGAACCAGCAAAATGGCGATACAGTAAGCGGGTATCCAGGCGAATTGCTGAATTTTCACCAAGAGCAACAGCAGTGGCGCCTTTCGAAAACAGAACTCGTGGCGCCATCGCTCTCTGAATCAGACAAGTTGAGAATCCGAAACAGCAGCTCAACAGATTTTTTTGAAATCGTCTCTCAAGGGAATACCACACGAGTCAACCCCGGACAAACTCTGAATATCCGCGGTCGTAAGCAAGCATATTGGTCTGATTCAGAAGACGGGTATCCGAATCAACTTGCGCCAGTCGGTCAGTTCGAGCCCAATGCGTTTGGTCTCTACGACATGCACGGGAACGTTTGGGAATGGTGTCAAGATGGATTCGATCTCGACTACACCAAACAGGTTGCCGTCGACCCCAAAGGCAGTCGCTTTTCTGAATTCTATGCGATTCGAGGTGGGTGTTACATATGA